One region of Candidatus Hydrogenedentota bacterium genomic DNA includes:
- a CDS encoding alginate export family protein — protein sequence MMRTSKTIALCALVLAVAGGAWAELQNVEIGGSLRIRGNYYNMDSFADQSFIEQRTRLNVKGDFTSDVSVFIEMDSYDIWGEDFRSDYLRGADGRAASVDDVEMYQAYIEARNLWGTPLSLRVGRQELSLGSEWLVGVNNAASGFWGLSFDALRLTYATDMFSVDAIAAKLAEGLGDFGEDDVDFYAVYGSYLGIEDVTLDAYWMYVRDDGVFVAGSDIDLHTLGLRGSGTLGAFDFELEVAYQLGSVDDLPSACPAGFGTADTDYDALGVNSEFGYTFDVAWSPRPFVRFAYLDGGDPDHSIWSNDRDLPFNRLFSNFEYTEFIANTDESNLLYYAAGVGVSPTESVSLVLVAALFEADEKGPSTGFWFWKNTPDKTLGWEVGLYADYQYSEDLVFRAGYAHFFGDDGLEGNLTALNGLASWGGDDDDDYDYVFVEAEISF from the coding sequence ATGATGCGTACCAGCAAGACAATCGCCCTGTGCGCGCTCGTCCTGGCCGTTGCCGGCGGCGCGTGGGCCGAACTGCAGAACGTCGAAATCGGCGGCTCGCTCCGCATCCGGGGCAACTACTACAACATGGACTCGTTCGCGGACCAGTCCTTCATCGAGCAGCGCACCCGGCTGAACGTGAAGGGCGACTTCACCAGCGACGTGTCCGTGTTCATTGAAATGGACAGCTACGACATCTGGGGCGAGGACTTCCGCTCCGACTACCTGCGCGGCGCCGACGGCCGCGCCGCCAGCGTTGACGACGTCGAGATGTACCAGGCGTACATCGAGGCGCGCAACCTCTGGGGAACCCCCCTCTCCCTGCGCGTTGGACGCCAGGAGCTGAGCCTCGGAAGCGAGTGGCTCGTGGGCGTGAACAACGCCGCCTCCGGCTTCTGGGGCCTCTCCTTTGACGCCCTCCGCCTGACCTACGCCACCGACATGTTCTCTGTTGACGCCATCGCCGCCAAACTGGCCGAGGGCCTGGGCGACTTCGGCGAGGACGACGTGGACTTCTACGCGGTCTACGGCAGCTACCTCGGCATCGAGGACGTCACCCTGGACGCCTACTGGATGTATGTCCGGGACGACGGCGTGTTTGTCGCGGGCAGCGACATTGACCTGCACACCCTTGGCCTCCGCGGATCCGGCACATTGGGCGCGTTTGACTTTGAACTTGAAGTGGCCTACCAGCTCGGGTCCGTGGACGACCTCCCGTCCGCATGCCCCGCCGGATTCGGCACCGCCGACACCGACTACGACGCCCTCGGCGTCAACAGCGAGTTCGGCTACACCTTCGACGTGGCGTGGTCCCCGCGCCCCTTCGTCCGCTTCGCCTACCTTGACGGCGGCGACCCGGACCACTCCATCTGGTCGAACGACCGCGACCTGCCCTTCAACCGCCTCTTCTCGAACTTCGAGTACACCGAGTTCATCGCCAACACGGACGAGTCGAACCTCCTGTACTACGCGGCCGGCGTCGGCGTCTCCCCGACGGAGAGCGTGAGCCTGGTGCTTGTCGCCGCCCTCTTTGAGGCGGACGAGAAGGGCCCGTCCACCGGGTTCTGGTTCTGGAAGAACACCCCCGACAAGACCCTCGGCTGGGAAGTGGGCCTCTACGCCGACTACCAGTACAGCGAGGACCTGGTCTTCCGCGCGGGCTATGCCCACTTCTTCGGCGACGATGGCCTGGAAGGAAACCTCACCGCCCTCAACGGCCTCGCGTCGTGGGGCGGCGACGACGACGACGATTACGACTACGTCTTCGTCGAAGCCGAGATTTCATTCTAG